The Bartonella birtlesii IBS 325 genome has a window encoding:
- a CDS encoding phage antirepressor Ant, which produces MNTLIEIKERVIDQETVQTVNARDLHAFLEIKSEFRNWIKNRVKECKFQENINFITAVNFYRGGKIKEYHITLDMAKHLSMIERNDKGHEARQYFIKCERLLKQVATPQVDYSKPEALLGVLNHLQNQIEQKDHTIAELTPKAKALDGLKRSDGLFGLIEAAKMLEVQPKDLTDYLRKHDWVYRRAPGAPLLPYQDKIKKGFMDCPAITIQRPDGTEKVLPSTKITPKGLACLREQIYGGVQ; this is translated from the coding sequence ATGAACACTCTTATAGAAATTAAAGAACGGGTTATTGATCAGGAAACTGTTCAAACTGTTAACGCGCGTGATTTGCATGCGTTTTTGGAAATAAAGTCTGAATTTAGAAATTGGATTAAAAATCGCGTTAAAGAATGTAAATTTCAGGAAAATATAAACTTTATAACTGCGGTAAATTTTTACCGGGGTGGAAAAATAAAAGAATACCACATTACGTTAGACATGGCTAAACACCTTTCCATGATAGAACGTAATGATAAAGGGCATGAAGCCCGTCAATACTTTATCAAATGTGAGCGGCTTTTGAAACAAGTAGCAACCCCACAAGTTGACTACTCCAAACCCGAAGCATTACTTGGCGTCTTGAATCACTTACAAAATCAAATCGAACAGAAAGATCATACTATTGCTGAATTGACACCAAAAGCAAAAGCTTTGGATGGTTTAAAACGCTCTGATGGTTTGTTTGGTCTTATTGAAGCAGCAAAGATGTTAGAGGTGCAACCAAAGGATTTAACAGATTACTTGCGTAAACATGATTGGGTGTATCGGCGTGCTCCGGGGGCGCCTCTGTTACCTTATCAGGATAAGATCAAGAAAGGATTCATGGATTGCCCTGCGATTACCATTCAAAGACCGGATGGAACAGAAAAGGTGCTGCCTTCAACAAAAATCACACCAAAAGGATTGGCATG
- a CDS encoding phage late control D family protein, producing the protein MKPFCMVLANGEDITKTLMDYVLSIEITDEAENKSDRITIELDDRARDSDNGFLDIPLIGTVISITLGYEGGKNRDMGAYLIDEISVSSPPQSLSVTGRAASMNTSYRTPKSQSYHQQTLGSIVQEIAERNGYTAKVDPSLAKIVVRHIDQTSESDMAFATRLAGEYDAVAKPVDGKLVLAKRGEGKAITGETLPIVVIHEKHCTSWDFKYSARDEAGAANGLETDVGDDQKAAANAREPEEIDDDENFIHMDESDRAAPSSSESERAETTPEKEEDKEKKGGVLATYYDVRSSEKKEVKVGKPPFHELKYTYHNQAEAVAAIAAYRNKSSRGKSSFSCDIGGDPFVQAEAKLVQEPPFRPYIPAEWRIKSVKHKLDKTGGYTTKIECELFDKAQEDAAGNVANTTPDKDDTLDPNAPPDALYNESDGVIHMDEEDIN; encoded by the coding sequence ATGAAACCTTTTTGCATGGTTCTAGCAAATGGGGAAGACATCACCAAAACGCTCATGGATTATGTTTTATCGATTGAAATTACCGATGAAGCAGAAAACAAAAGTGATCGTATCACCATAGAGCTTGATGACCGTGCACGTGACAGTGATAATGGCTTTTTAGATATTCCCCTTATCGGGACAGTTATTTCCATAACACTTGGCTATGAAGGCGGAAAAAACCGCGATATGGGAGCTTATCTTATTGATGAAATCTCTGTGAGCAGTCCACCGCAAAGCTTAAGTGTTACAGGGCGCGCCGCGTCCATGAACACGTCTTATAGAACCCCCAAAAGCCAATCCTATCACCAGCAAACCCTTGGCAGTATTGTTCAAGAGATAGCAGAGCGTAATGGCTATACAGCAAAGGTTGATCCTTCTCTTGCAAAAATCGTTGTGCGCCATATTGATCAAACATCGGAAAGTGATATGGCTTTTGCCACACGCCTTGCAGGAGAATATGATGCGGTCGCAAAGCCCGTTGATGGCAAACTTGTACTTGCCAAACGTGGTGAAGGCAAAGCCATTACCGGTGAAACACTCCCTATTGTTGTTATTCATGAAAAACACTGTACCTCTTGGGATTTTAAATACAGTGCACGGGATGAAGCTGGTGCAGCCAATGGCTTAGAAACAGATGTGGGAGACGACCAAAAAGCCGCTGCTAATGCACGAGAACCAGAAGAGATTGATGATGATGAAAACTTTATCCATATGGATGAAAGTGACAGAGCAGCACCATCATCATCTGAATCGGAAAGAGCAGAAACAACACCTGAGAAAGAAGAAGACAAAGAGAAAAAAGGCGGTGTTCTTGCAACCTATTATGATGTACGCAGTAGTGAAAAAAAAGAAGTTAAAGTTGGAAAACCGCCGTTTCATGAACTCAAATACACTTATCACAATCAGGCAGAAGCTGTTGCGGCCATTGCCGCTTATCGCAATAAGTCATCACGCGGTAAATCTTCTTTCTCATGTGATATTGGTGGTGATCCCTTTGTGCAAGCAGAAGCAAAGCTTGTTCAGGAGCCCCCTTTTCGCCCCTATATACCAGCAGAATGGCGCATCAAAAGCGTCAAGCACAAACTTGATAAAACGGGCGGTTACACCACAAAAATAGAGTGCGAACTTTTTGATAAAGCGCAAGAAGATGCGGCTGGAAACGTTGCAAACACAACACCAGACAAGGATGATACCCTTGATCCAAACGCTCCACCCGATGCATTATACAATGAAAGCGATGGCGTTATTCATATGGACGAGGAGGATATCAATTAG
- a CDS encoding tail protein X, with protein MSDLYMTKDGDMVDAICWKYYAKGQQALAVERVYAANLGLANYGPILKAGITILLPSLPYPKATPVIRIWGSKS; from the coding sequence ATGAGTGACCTTTATATGACCAAAGATGGCGATATGGTAGATGCCATTTGCTGGAAATACTATGCCAAAGGTCAACAAGCGCTTGCTGTTGAACGCGTCTATGCGGCTAATTTGGGGCTTGCAAACTATGGACCCATTTTAAAAGCAGGTATCACGATACTCTTGCCATCTCTCCCCTATCCTAAAGCCACACCAGTGATCAGAATTTGGGGGAGCAAATCATGA
- a CDS encoding phage tail protein — protein MMLALGGFIFSIETAAYQTLDMSYGVPWVEQGRLGRKAALQLPAVANAEFSLAGVIYPDFKGGHRQLEYLRQIAHMGPHILVTGQGKILGKFVILSVEEKQSVFHHNGTPKKQEFTIKLREYGEDL, from the coding sequence ATGATGTTAGCTTTGGGTGGTTTTATTTTTTCCATTGAAACAGCAGCTTATCAAACCCTCGATATGTCTTATGGTGTTCCATGGGTGGAGCAAGGGCGATTGGGGAGAAAGGCAGCTCTTCAATTGCCTGCTGTTGCAAATGCGGAATTTTCTTTAGCAGGCGTGATTTATCCAGATTTCAAAGGTGGTCACAGACAGCTCGAATATTTACGACAAATAGCGCATATGGGACCTCATATTCTTGTGACCGGTCAAGGCAAAATCTTAGGTAAGTTTGTCATTCTTTCTGTAGAGGAAAAACAAAGCGTTTTTCATCATAATGGTACCCCCAAAAAACAAGAATTTACAATAAAATTGAGAGAATATGGTGAAGACCTATGA
- a CDS encoding phage tail tape measure protein, producing the protein MSEKVADAKVKLSLEDKLTAPLKHLQKKFDKLSKTLSHRLSIPRFSAAVKNMTKSLHGVQGALGTAASRASVFTGVLGLAGGGLVASVTALTMKTMHLGDSLHHASRHLGMSVASLQLWGDAADNSGYSAELFQQSLATLNRRSAQAYAGQQRGIMGFEALGISVKNASGKLKSNSTLLEEITDKMSKMKNQAQRQHIASLLFGGDGKEMAAMLAQGMAPIKELFAKARKGKWLIGADVAQYAADLSDKLGAFKKKIGGIASFIGARFMPVINDMIDAFSKLIDENRDLIQTTVTGWAKTLKKALKDLFNPTSDLRKGISDLTERIKGWFRWLEPLIGEITLFKVGLVALGSFIFGPLIAALAAVGTAFVTLGYTIMTTPIGWLMGGIAALVGAGYLLYKNWDKINGWLLTSLAIVSAVFIRLAFALSGPVLSAFTSVGSKITGLAANLGKSLLSKIIAADKAFIRFSATLGRSLLSALASAASAVASLALTLVGTLISAITAVSSAFISLGIAIMTTPIGWIMAGIAALVGVGYLLYKHWDTVVNFISNLWNSFYSLCCNIFSNLFTLFKNFSPLSWIATKINALIEWLFGIDLMEAGSNLIGSLWDGIKSQWNALSEWFSGMISKLTSWMPNWMKKKLGFNVSINKTSTQTIKTFTDETNARAKKMLDTVVVTNTPPEKRKSGFNTSVVETGQMQATNKVGAFKAPKPITVHKPVEVDARVTITNLNISVPNGLKDEIRDAVNQALERYAKQQRLAITSSLSD; encoded by the coding sequence TAAATTGTCAAAAACACTCTCGCACAGATTGAGTATTCCGCGCTTTTCTGCTGCCGTCAAAAACATGACAAAAAGCCTTCATGGCGTTCAAGGCGCCCTTGGCACAGCAGCAAGCCGCGCTTCAGTTTTTACTGGTGTTTTAGGGCTTGCTGGTGGTGGACTTGTGGCAAGTGTGACCGCCCTCACAATGAAAACCATGCATCTGGGGGATAGTCTTCACCACGCATCACGACATTTGGGGATGAGTGTTGCATCGCTTCAATTATGGGGCGATGCAGCCGATAATTCAGGATATTCCGCTGAACTTTTTCAACAATCTCTAGCAACTTTAAATAGGCGTTCGGCGCAAGCATATGCTGGACAACAAAGAGGCATTATGGGGTTTGAGGCGCTTGGTATTTCTGTCAAAAACGCCTCAGGAAAACTCAAATCAAATTCTACCTTGTTGGAAGAAATTACCGATAAGATGAGTAAAATGAAAAATCAAGCACAAAGACAGCATATTGCTTCTCTGCTTTTTGGTGGTGATGGCAAGGAAATGGCAGCCATGCTTGCACAAGGGATGGCGCCCATAAAAGAGCTCTTTGCAAAGGCGCGGAAAGGAAAATGGCTTATAGGTGCCGATGTCGCACAATATGCAGCAGATTTAAGTGATAAGCTTGGTGCCTTTAAGAAAAAAATAGGGGGTATCGCTAGTTTTATTGGTGCACGTTTCATGCCCGTCATCAATGATATGATTGATGCTTTCTCAAAATTGATTGATGAAAACCGCGACCTTATTCAAACAACCGTTACTGGGTGGGCTAAAACCTTAAAAAAAGCCCTGAAGGATTTGTTTAATCCTACTTCTGATTTAAGAAAAGGCATTAGCGATCTCACGGAGAGGATTAAAGGCTGGTTTCGCTGGCTAGAGCCGTTGATTGGTGAAATAACCCTCTTTAAGGTAGGACTTGTGGCACTTGGTTCATTCATTTTTGGTCCACTCATTGCCGCATTAGCCGCTGTGGGGACAGCGTTTGTCACACTTGGTTATACTATAATGACGACACCTATCGGTTGGTTAATGGGTGGCATTGCAGCTCTTGTTGGAGCCGGATATCTGCTTTACAAAAATTGGGACAAAATCAATGGCTGGCTGCTTACATCACTAGCCATAGTAAGCGCAGTTTTTATCAGGCTTGCTTTCGCTCTTTCAGGACCAGTGCTTTCAGCCTTCACTTCCGTTGGTTCTAAAATTACCGGTCTGGCTGCAAATCTTGGAAAATCCCTGCTCTCAAAAATAATCGCAGCAGATAAAGCTTTTATTAGATTTTCTGCTACTCTAGGAAGATCACTGCTTTCAGCATTAGCCTCAGCTGCTTCTGCAGTTGCCAGTCTTGCTTTAACTCTTGTAGGGACACTGATTTCGGCAATAACGGCCGTTAGTTCTGCTTTTATATCGCTTGGTATCGCAATCATGACCACACCTATCGGCTGGATAATGGCTGGTATTGCTGCCCTTGTTGGAGTTGGATATCTGCTCTACAAACATTGGGATACGGTAGTAAACTTCATAAGCAACTTGTGGAATTCTTTTTACAGCTTATGTTGTAACATTTTCAGTAACCTCTTTACACTCTTTAAAAACTTTTCACCACTCTCTTGGATTGCGACAAAAATCAATGCATTGATTGAGTGGCTGTTTGGCATCGATTTAATGGAAGCAGGTTCCAATCTCATTGGTAGCTTGTGGGACGGCATCAAAAGCCAATGGAATGCTCTGTCTGAATGGTTTAGCGGCATGATAAGCAAATTAACCAGCTGGATGCCAAACTGGATGAAAAAAAAGTTAGGGTTTAATGTCTCAATCAACAAAACTTCAACCCAGACTATTAAAACCTTTACCGATGAAACCAATGCACGGGCAAAAAAAATGCTGGATACAGTAGTGGTTACAAATACCCCACCTGAAAAACGCAAGAGTGGTTTTAATACAAGTGTCGTTGAAACAGGACAAATGCAGGCAACAAATAAAGTGGGTGCCTTTAAAGCTCCAAAGCCAATTACGGTTCATAAACCCGTTGAAGTAGACGCCCGTGTAACCATTACAAATCTCAATATTTCAGTACCAAATGGTCTCAAGGACGAAATCAGAGACGCTGTCAATCAAGCACTTGAACGTTATGCAAAACAGCAACGTTTAGCCATAACCTCCAGTCTTTCGGATTAA